One part of the Pedosphaera parvula Ellin514 genome encodes these proteins:
- a CDS encoding DUF1559 domain-containing protein, whose amino-acid sequence MKKFQSTHVGGGRFAFTLIELLVVIAIIAILAALLLPALSKAKEKATGISCLNNLKQLTLAAHIYGTDFQDAIPPNAVNNTRAWVSGDVSAMPGATNVADIRAAVLFPYNQSEPIYRCPADKLGFNNSSGLRVRSYSMNGMMGDNLGTATDIHPGIPENKRFSDIRNPGPSQASLFIDEQSDPTPALSCIDDGYYAVEYAGKGPSWRNIPASRHGNGGQLSFADGHAQRFKWLEPTTRSLRGNSRSGSTAAATKFKDRDLEQLWKSTYPPELW is encoded by the coding sequence ATGAAAAAGTTTCAATCAACTCACGTTGGCGGTGGCAGGTTTGCCTTCACTCTTATCGAACTACTGGTGGTGATAGCCATCATTGCGATCCTGGCGGCACTGCTCCTTCCCGCTTTATCGAAGGCAAAAGAGAAAGCGACTGGTATCAGTTGTCTCAACAACCTCAAACAGCTCACTCTCGCAGCGCACATCTACGGAACGGATTTTCAGGACGCGATTCCGCCCAATGCGGTCAACAATACACGGGCGTGGGTTTCCGGAGATGTGAGCGCCATGCCGGGAGCGACCAATGTAGCGGACATTCGTGCAGCGGTTTTGTTCCCTTACAATCAGTCGGAGCCGATCTATCGTTGCCCGGCAGACAAGTTAGGTTTTAACAATTCATCAGGGCTGCGCGTCCGGAGTTACTCGATGAACGGCATGATGGGTGACAATCTTGGAACCGCCACGGACATTCACCCTGGAATTCCTGAGAATAAGCGATTTTCAGATATTCGGAATCCGGGCCCGTCCCAAGCGTCACTTTTCATTGATGAGCAATCGGACCCCACCCCGGCATTGTCATGTATCGACGATGGCTATTATGCGGTTGAGTATGCGGGCAAGGGACCGAGTTGGCGGAACATACCGGCGAGTCGGCATGGCAACGGAGGGCAGCTTTCGTTTGCCGATGGCCACGCACAACGTTTCAAATGGCTTGAACCAACCACGCGAAGTTTGAGAGGCAACTCGCGCTCCGGCTCCACTGCGGCGGCAACGAAATTTAAGGACCGGGATTTGGAACAGCTCTGGAAATCAACCTACCCGCCCGAACTTTGGTGA